In the genome of Bradyrhizobium sp. CIAT3101, one region contains:
- a CDS encoding 2-dehydro-3-deoxy-6-phosphogalactonate aldolase translates to MRVPFPPMKRPLVAILRGVKPEETEAIVGVLVEAGMTAIEIPLNSPDPFRSIGLAAKLAPSGVLIGAGTVLTAADVDRLNDVGGKLMVSPNVDTEVLARAHQHGMVTLPGVFSPTEALLAARSGASGLKFFPASVLGASGIAAISAVLPAGVMIAAVGGVSDQNFAEYIKGGVTAFGLGSSLYKPGMSAADVAARAKATIEAYDRAIAKD, encoded by the coding sequence ATGAGAGTTCCCTTTCCGCCGATGAAGCGGCCCCTGGTCGCGATCCTGCGCGGCGTCAAGCCGGAGGAGACCGAGGCCATCGTCGGCGTGCTGGTCGAGGCCGGCATGACCGCGATCGAGATTCCCCTGAACTCGCCCGATCCGTTCCGCTCCATCGGGCTCGCCGCCAAGCTCGCGCCATCAGGCGTGCTGATCGGCGCCGGCACGGTGCTCACCGCGGCGGATGTCGATCGCCTCAATGATGTCGGTGGCAAGCTGATGGTCTCGCCGAATGTCGATACCGAGGTGCTGGCGCGTGCGCATCAGCACGGCATGGTGACGCTGCCCGGCGTGTTCTCGCCGACCGAGGCGCTGCTTGCGGCTCGCTCCGGTGCATCCGGCCTCAAATTCTTTCCGGCGAGCGTGCTCGGCGCGTCCGGCATCGCCGCGATCAGCGCGGTGCTCCCCGCAGGCGTGATGATCGCCGCCGTCGGCGGCGTCTCCGACCAGAATTTTGCAGAATACATCAAGGGCGGCGTGACCGCATTCGGGCTCGGCTCCAGCCTCTACAAGCCCGGCATGTCGGCCGCCGATGTCGCCGCGCGTGCGAAGGCGACGATCGAGGCCTATGATCGGGCGATTGCGAAAGACTGA
- a CDS encoding PaaI family thioesterase: protein MSISSTTLPFEELAEAIKGRRSDYGHISGLQLDRFAPGEAWSSLPYRPVFVGDTETGVLHGGVVTAMLDESCGMAVQLALDGTSAIATLDLRIDYQKPATPGLAIKAHSVCYRTTRSIAFVRSTAYQESENDPVATATGCFMIGANRTNMLADRRMDSRSIPTLEAPEDPDGPFANSPFARCLGIRVNDDGTLTMPFSPKIIGNPILPAIHGGMTGAFLETTAILGVRRELGIATLPKPIGLTVNYLRSGRALDTIANVSIVKQGRRIVAFEARAWQDDPGKPIASAFGHFMLRPTPGNDEE, encoded by the coding sequence ATGTCCATCTCATCGACCACGCTTCCTTTCGAGGAACTCGCCGAAGCTATCAAGGGCCGCCGCTCCGATTACGGCCATATCAGCGGGCTCCAGCTCGACCGGTTCGCGCCGGGCGAAGCCTGGTCGAGCCTGCCCTATCGCCCCGTCTTCGTCGGCGACACCGAGACCGGTGTGCTGCACGGTGGCGTCGTCACCGCGATGCTCGACGAAAGCTGCGGCATGGCGGTTCAGCTCGCGCTCGACGGCACCAGCGCAATCGCGACACTCGACCTGCGCATCGACTACCAGAAGCCGGCTACCCCCGGGCTCGCCATCAAGGCGCATTCGGTCTGCTATCGCACCACGCGCTCGATCGCCTTCGTGCGCTCCACGGCTTACCAGGAGTCCGAGAACGATCCGGTGGCGACCGCCACCGGCTGCTTCATGATCGGCGCCAACCGCACCAACATGCTGGCGGACCGCCGAATGGACTCGCGCAGCATCCCGACGCTGGAAGCACCGGAGGATCCGGACGGCCCGTTCGCCAACAGCCCGTTCGCGCGCTGCCTCGGCATTCGCGTCAATGATGACGGCACGCTGACGATGCCGTTCTCGCCCAAAATCATCGGCAACCCGATCCTCCCCGCCATCCACGGCGGCATGACCGGCGCTTTCCTCGAGACCACCGCGATCCTCGGCGTGCGGCGCGAGCTCGGGATCGCGACGCTGCCGAAGCCGATCGGGCTGACCGTCAATTACCTGCGATCCGGCCGGGCGCTGGACACCATTGCCAATGTCTCGATCGTGAAACAGGGACGGCGTATCGTCGCCTTCGAGGCGCGGGCCTGGCAGGACGATCCGGGCAAGCCGATCGCCTCAGCTTTCGGCCATTTCATGCTGCGCCCGACGCCGGGAAATGACGAGGAATAG
- a CDS encoding sigma-54-dependent Fis family transcriptional regulator gives MASLSASNHVARVLSVASHVADVDASSRIENSWRRCLISHKLDPARQGPPQTLTEAEVRHVAEPLEETIRLLTPELDDLARVLRDAGYCVNLADANATMLFSRLPGEADARMFMDWKIYTGSNFAETFEGTNGLGTCLAEQKPILVHRDEHFRAQWHMFSCAVAPLFDQAGRLAGAVNITSCREDLERAAHQLALAVTMEATRRMEGAIFRDHFRNAWIATVPGDGGSGLLAYDDDRRIVGACRSARALLGLTDGLIASGIDLARYIKLDHARNADEIVELRRADGRPLGQSHVAPPLRAKSTMLRRDAPVDRFDALHRLAGGDPGLVKSVKRLRSIGDHNLPVLLHGETGVGKDVFARAIHAASNRARNNYVALNCAAMPESLIDAELFGYEAGAFTGARRDGSKGLIVQADGGTLFLDEIGDMPIALQTRLLRVLENREVWPLGALKPVPVDIRLISATHRDLGRMAEEGAFRADLYFRLRGMEVRLPALRERADRDDIIRQIAREEAPNCRLSGEAWSLLSAYSYPGNMRQLRHVLRLAGCTAGDGVIMDADLDLPPFGGRTAGIDLEAAERATIIEALRKHGGRVTEAARALKLSRATLYRKIKQLKIETAQ, from the coding sequence ATGGCCAGCCTTTCGGCCTCGAACCATGTCGCCCGTGTCTTGTCCGTCGCCAGCCACGTGGCCGACGTCGACGCCTCTTCGCGCATTGAGAACTCGTGGCGGCGCTGCCTGATCAGCCACAAGCTCGATCCTGCCCGGCAGGGCCCGCCGCAGACACTGACCGAGGCCGAGGTTCGTCACGTCGCTGAGCCGCTGGAAGAGACCATCCGGCTGCTGACGCCGGAGCTCGACGATCTCGCCCGCGTGCTGCGGGACGCCGGCTATTGCGTCAACCTCGCTGACGCGAACGCGACCATGCTGTTCAGCCGCCTGCCGGGCGAGGCCGACGCACGGATGTTCATGGACTGGAAGATCTACACCGGTTCGAATTTCGCCGAGACGTTCGAGGGCACCAACGGGCTCGGCACCTGCCTCGCGGAGCAGAAGCCGATCCTGGTGCATCGCGACGAGCATTTTCGTGCGCAATGGCACATGTTCTCCTGCGCGGTGGCGCCGCTGTTTGATCAGGCCGGGCGCCTCGCCGGCGCGGTCAACATCACCTCTTGTCGGGAAGATCTCGAACGGGCCGCGCATCAGCTTGCGCTCGCGGTGACGATGGAGGCGACGCGGCGGATGGAGGGCGCGATCTTCCGCGATCATTTCCGCAACGCCTGGATCGCGACCGTGCCGGGTGATGGCGGCAGCGGCCTGCTTGCCTACGATGACGATCGTCGCATCGTCGGCGCCTGCCGGTCGGCGCGCGCATTGCTGGGCCTCACCGACGGCCTGATCGCGTCGGGCATCGATCTGGCGCGCTACATCAAGCTTGATCACGCGCGCAACGCGGACGAGATCGTCGAGCTGCGCCGCGCCGATGGCCGTCCGCTGGGGCAAAGCCATGTCGCCCCGCCCCTGCGCGCAAAATCCACCATGCTTCGCCGCGATGCGCCGGTCGATCGCTTCGACGCGCTGCATCGGCTCGCAGGCGGCGATCCGGGCCTCGTCAAAAGCGTGAAGCGGCTGCGGAGCATCGGCGATCACAATCTGCCGGTGCTGCTGCATGGCGAGACCGGCGTCGGCAAGGACGTGTTCGCGCGCGCGATTCATGCCGCGAGCAACCGTGCCCGTAACAACTATGTCGCGCTGAACTGTGCGGCGATGCCGGAGAGCCTGATCGACGCCGAGCTGTTCGGCTACGAGGCCGGCGCCTTCACCGGCGCGCGGCGCGACGGTTCGAAGGGCCTGATCGTGCAGGCTGACGGCGGCACGCTGTTTCTGGACGAGATCGGCGACATGCCGATCGCGCTGCAGACCCGCTTGCTGCGCGTGCTGGAGAACCGCGAAGTCTGGCCGCTCGGCGCGCTCAAGCCGGTGCCGGTGGATATTCGCCTGATCAGCGCCACCCATCGCGATCTCGGCCGCATGGCCGAGGAGGGGGCTTTCCGTGCCGACCTCTATTTTCGCCTGCGCGGCATGGAGGTGCGGCTGCCGGCGCTGCGCGAGCGCGCTGATAGGGATGACATCATCCGCCAGATCGCGCGCGAGGAGGCACCGAATTGCCGCCTCTCGGGCGAAGCCTGGTCGCTGCTCTCGGCCTATTCCTACCCCGGCAACATGCGCCAACTCCGCCACGTGCTCCGGCTTGCCGGCTGTACGGCGGGGGATGGCGTCATCATGGATGCCGACCTCGATCTGCCGCCGTTCGGCGGGAGAACGGCGGGGATTGATCTCGAAGCGGCCGAGCGAGCCACGATCATCGAGGCGCTCCGCAAGCACGGTGGCCGCGTCACTGAAGCCGCCCGCGCGCTAAAACTCAGCCGCGCGACGCTGTATCGCAAGATCAAGCAGCTGAAGATCGAGACGGCGCAGTGA
- the poxB gene encoding ubiquinone-dependent pyruvate dehydrogenase, giving the protein MAINNIADLFVATLEQAGVKRIYGIVGDSLNGLTEALRRRGTIEWVHVRHEEVAAFAAAGEAEMTGSLAVCAGSCGPGNLHLINGLFDAHRSRVPVLAIAAQIPSAEIGGGYFQETHPQNLFRECSHYCELVSDPSQLPFVLENAIRAAVGLRGVAVVAMPGDVAFRSPPKRALSTNRGLALAAPKIVPQADELKALADLLNSAERITLFCGRGCAGAHAPLMQLAEALKSPIVHALGGKEHVEYDNPYDVGMTGFIGFSSGYAAMHACDALVMLGTDFPYKQFFPTDAKVAQIDIRPENLGRRTKIDLGLVGDVKLTIEALLPLLKTKTQRKHLDDAIAHYKKAREGLDSLAKGTPGAKPIHPQYLAKVISDHASDDAVFTADVGTPTVWAARYLNMNGRRRLIGSFVHGSMANAMPQAIGAQASQPGRQVISLSGDGGFTMLMGDLITLTQMKLPVKIVVFNNGVLGFVALEMKAAGFVDTNVDLENPDFAAMARAMGIFAKRVEDPGELPGAMKEMLAHNGPALLDVVTAKQELSMPPTITAEQVKGFSLWVLRAVMSGRGDEVIDLAKTNLLSR; this is encoded by the coding sequence ATGGCGATCAACAACATAGCCGATCTGTTCGTGGCAACGCTCGAACAGGCCGGCGTCAAGCGCATCTACGGCATTGTCGGCGACAGCCTGAACGGTCTCACCGAGGCGCTGCGCCGCCGCGGCACCATCGAATGGGTGCACGTGCGCCACGAGGAGGTCGCGGCCTTCGCGGCCGCTGGCGAAGCCGAGATGACCGGCAGCCTCGCGGTTTGCGCCGGCTCCTGCGGCCCGGGCAATCTGCATCTGATCAACGGCCTGTTCGACGCACATCGCAGCCGCGTGCCGGTGCTGGCGATTGCCGCACAGATCCCGTCGGCCGAGATCGGCGGCGGCTATTTTCAGGAAACCCATCCGCAAAATCTGTTTCGCGAATGCAGCCATTATTGCGAGCTGGTCTCGGATCCGAGCCAGCTGCCTTTCGTGCTGGAGAACGCGATCCGCGCGGCGGTGGGCCTGCGCGGCGTCGCCGTCGTCGCCATGCCCGGCGACGTCGCGTTCCGCAGCCCGCCGAAGCGCGCGCTGTCGACCAATCGCGGGCTTGCGCTCGCAGCGCCCAAGATCGTGCCGCAGGCCGACGAGCTGAAAGCGCTCGCGGATCTGTTGAATAGCGCCGAGCGCATCACGCTGTTCTGCGGCCGCGGCTGTGCCGGCGCGCATGCGCCCCTGATGCAATTGGCCGAAGCGCTGAAGAGCCCGATCGTGCATGCGCTCGGCGGCAAGGAGCACGTCGAATACGATAATCCTTACGACGTCGGCATGACCGGCTTCATCGGCTTCTCCTCAGGCTACGCCGCCATGCACGCCTGCGACGCGCTGGTGATGCTGGGAACGGATTTTCCCTACAAGCAGTTCTTCCCGACCGATGCGAAGGTTGCGCAGATCGATATTCGCCCGGAAAATCTGGGACGGCGCACCAAGATCGATCTCGGTCTCGTCGGCGACGTCAAGCTGACCATCGAGGCGCTGCTGCCGCTGCTCAAGACCAAGACGCAACGAAAGCATCTCGACGACGCCATCGCGCATTACAAGAAGGCGCGCGAAGGCTTGGACTCACTCGCCAAGGGCACGCCGGGAGCCAAGCCGATCCATCCGCAATATCTAGCAAAGGTGATCAGCGACCACGCGAGTGACGATGCCGTCTTCACCGCCGATGTCGGCACGCCGACGGTGTGGGCCGCGCGCTATCTCAACATGAACGGCCGCCGACGGCTGATCGGCTCCTTCGTGCACGGCTCGATGGCCAACGCCATGCCGCAGGCGATCGGCGCGCAGGCCTCGCAGCCCGGCCGCCAGGTGATCTCGCTGTCGGGCGACGGCGGCTTCACCATGCTGATGGGCGATCTGATCACGCTGACGCAGATGAAGCTGCCGGTGAAGATCGTCGTCTTCAACAACGGCGTGCTCGGCTTCGTCGCGCTGGAGATGAAGGCCGCAGGCTTCGTCGACACCAATGTCGATCTGGAAAATCCCGACTTCGCCGCGATGGCGCGCGCGATGGGCATTTTTGCGAAACGCGTCGAGGACCCCGGCGAACTCCCCGGCGCGATGAAGGAGATGCTGGCCCACAATGGCCCGGCGCTGCTCGACGTCGTCACCGCCAAGCAGGAGCTGTCGATGCCGCCGACCATCACGGCCGAACAGGTCAAGGGTTTCAGCCTCTGGGTGCTGCGCGCTGTGATGAGCGGCCGTGGCGACGAGGTCATCGACCTCGCGAAGACCAACCTTCTGTCGCGATGA
- a CDS encoding flavin reductase family protein: protein MSVDAKDFKQAMRQCAGAVALVTVGAEHGKRTGLTVTSACSLSDNPPSLIVCVNRNASAHARIREEGAFAINFLHEDHALLALTFSGQKGVNGDDRFAFGQWTRGATGAPVLTDAVAAFDCVLAQEFETRTHSIFVGEVRYVSHSDGAAPLVYLRSSFHVPHEIRETVSVGDLDSRHLSWTDFS from the coding sequence GTGAGCGTCGACGCAAAGGATTTCAAGCAGGCGATGCGCCAATGCGCCGGTGCGGTCGCACTGGTCACGGTCGGCGCCGAGCACGGCAAGCGCACCGGGCTGACGGTGACGTCGGCATGCTCATTGTCAGACAATCCGCCGTCGCTGATCGTCTGCGTCAACCGCAACGCCAGCGCGCACGCCCGCATCCGCGAGGAAGGCGCCTTCGCGATCAACTTCCTGCACGAGGATCACGCGCTGCTGGCGCTGACCTTCAGCGGCCAGAAGGGCGTCAACGGCGACGATCGCTTTGCGTTCGGCCAGTGGACCCGAGGTGCCACGGGCGCACCGGTGCTGACCGATGCGGTCGCGGCGTTCGACTGCGTACTGGCGCAGGAGTTCGAGACCAGGACGCATTCGATTTTCGTCGGCGAAGTCCGCTACGTCTCGCATTCCGACGGCGCCGCGCCGCTCGTGTATCTGCGCAGCAGCTTCCACGTCCCCCACGAAATCCGCGAGACCGTTTCAGTCGGCGATCTCGATTCGCGGCATTTGAGCTGGACGGATTTTTCCTGA
- a CDS encoding LLM class flavin-dependent oxidoreductase — protein MEIGYFTMPSHPPECGLKEGHDWDLQVLRWLDELGYQEAWIGEHHTAPWEPNPTPDLLIAQALMQTKRLRIGPGGFLLPYHHPAELANRVAMLDHLSEGRLNFGVAASGLPSDWAMFNVDGMSGQNRDMTREALEIILKLWSDPAPFTYKGKFWTVTKPDTMFDFLKPHIKPLQAPHPPIGVAGLSKNSDTLKLAGERGFIPMSLNLNPAYVGSHWDSVEIGAAKTGRKPNRADWRLVREVFVADTDEEAWRLSTGDMMGRMMGEYFLPLLGHFGFKDYLKHTPDVPDSDVTVEYCAKRNWVVGSPATVAEKIEKIYDEVGGFGVLCVFGFDYKHKPEAWHHSLSLLKNEVMPRLKHLGSAKKAA, from the coding sequence ATGGAGATCGGCTATTTCACGATGCCTTCGCATCCGCCGGAGTGCGGCCTGAAGGAAGGACATGACTGGGACCTGCAGGTCCTGCGCTGGCTCGACGAGCTCGGCTATCAGGAAGCCTGGATCGGCGAGCACCATACCGCGCCCTGGGAACCCAATCCCACGCCGGACCTGCTGATCGCACAAGCCCTGATGCAGACCAAGCGCCTGCGCATCGGACCAGGTGGCTTCCTGCTGCCCTATCACCATCCGGCCGAGCTCGCCAACCGCGTCGCGATGCTGGACCATCTTTCGGAAGGCCGGCTGAATTTCGGCGTGGCGGCCTCGGGCCTGCCGAGCGACTGGGCGATGTTCAACGTCGACGGCATGAGCGGGCAGAACCGTGACATGACCCGCGAGGCGCTGGAGATCATCCTGAAGCTCTGGTCCGATCCCGCGCCCTTCACCTACAAGGGCAAGTTCTGGACCGTGACCAAGCCGGACACGATGTTCGACTTCCTCAAGCCTCACATCAAGCCGTTGCAGGCGCCGCATCCGCCGATCGGCGTTGCCGGGCTGTCGAAGAACTCGGACACGCTCAAGCTCGCGGGCGAGCGCGGCTTCATCCCGATGAGCCTCAACCTCAACCCGGCCTATGTCGGCAGCCATTGGGACTCGGTCGAGATCGGCGCCGCCAAGACCGGACGCAAGCCGAACCGCGCGGACTGGCGCCTGGTGCGCGAGGTGTTCGTCGCGGATACCGACGAAGAGGCCTGGAGGCTCTCGACCGGCGACATGATGGGCCGGATGATGGGCGAATACTTCCTGCCGCTGCTCGGCCATTTCGGCTTCAAGGACTATCTGAAGCACACGCCCGACGTGCCCGATAGCGACGTCACCGTCGAATATTGCGCCAAGCGGAACTGGGTCGTCGGCTCGCCCGCGACGGTGGCCGAAAAGATCGAGAAGATCTACGACGAGGTCGGCGGGTTCGGTGTGCTCTGCGTGTTCGGCTTCGACTACAAGCACAAGCCGGAAGCCTGGCACCACTCGCTCTCGCTGCTCAAGAACGAGGTGATGCCGCGCCTGAAGCATCTCGGCTCCGCGAAGAAGGCAGCTTGA
- a CDS encoding LON peptidase substrate-binding domain-containing protein has translation MRDFRDAKAMAQTLRDSLTTKAVTISHSESLELVSKMLGVADWNTLSALLHAERREPAPPIVKFKSSTAVYPAVPLRDFVPFPGATFPLFVGRENTVLALNHAFENEREMVCAIQRDSGVDEPRFADIYEVGVLVQLVELERLQDGSIRVLTRALRRVAMRSFAALSGGYRSEASELQESPPADAPDLMRRTILRFEDYAAAHGLLMPDIWLFFDQTRDIGRIADTMAMRMRLPVRDKYELLAILDPVKRLEKIDRLLDVPARPFGPAYDATRRRALVLAEQRRHQFATLEHLLLALTEDGDAAPVLQASNADLGLLRQNLTDYIDKELAHTVIETGTPVPTAAFLRVDRRAALLAQETGNPEVTGTNALVALFPETRSPAARMLADQGVSRFRVDKAIARSAGKEKG, from the coding sequence ATGCGCGATTTTCGCGATGCCAAGGCTATGGCGCAGACCCTGCGCGACTCCCTGACCACCAAGGCCGTCACTATCAGCCACAGCGAGAGCCTGGAGCTGGTGTCGAAAATGCTCGGCGTTGCCGACTGGAATACGTTGTCGGCGCTGCTTCACGCCGAGCGCCGTGAACCGGCGCCGCCGATTGTAAAGTTCAAGAGTTCGACAGCGGTCTATCCCGCGGTCCCCCTGCGGGACTTCGTGCCGTTCCCGGGCGCGACCTTCCCGCTGTTCGTCGGGCGCGAGAACACTGTGCTCGCCCTCAACCATGCATTCGAGAACGAACGCGAGATGGTTTGCGCAATCCAGCGCGATAGCGGCGTCGACGAGCCGCGATTTGCCGACATCTACGAGGTCGGCGTGCTGGTTCAATTGGTCGAGCTCGAGCGGCTGCAGGACGGTTCGATCAGGGTGCTCACGCGCGCACTCCGTCGCGTTGCGATGCGCAGCTTCGCGGCGCTGTCCGGTGGCTATCGGTCGGAGGCTTCCGAATTGCAGGAGAGTCCGCCCGCTGACGCACCCGATCTGATGCGCCGGACCATTCTGCGTTTCGAGGATTACGCAGCCGCCCACGGCCTGCTGATGCCTGACATCTGGCTGTTCTTCGATCAGACGCGCGATATTGGCCGCATTGCCGATACCATGGCGATGCGCATGAGGTTGCCGGTCAGGGACAAGTACGAACTGCTGGCAATCCTCGATCCCGTCAAGCGGCTGGAAAAGATCGACAGGCTGTTGGACGTGCCGGCTCGCCCGTTCGGTCCGGCCTATGATGCCACGCGACGCCGAGCGCTCGTTCTTGCCGAACAGCGCCGTCATCAGTTTGCGACGCTGGAGCACCTGCTATTGGCGCTGACCGAAGACGGCGATGCCGCGCCTGTTTTACAGGCCAGTAACGCCGATCTCGGCCTGCTCCGGCAGAACCTCACCGACTATATCGACAAGGAGCTCGCGCACACCGTAATCGAGACCGGCACCCCGGTGCCGACCGCCGCATTCCTGCGCGTCGATCGTCGCGCCGCACTTCTCGCCCAGGAGACCGGCAACCCTGAAGTGACGGGCACCAATGCACTCGTCGCTCTGTTTCCGGAGACGCGAAGCCCCGCGGCGCGCATGCTCGCCGACCAGGGCGTGTCACGCTTTCGCGTGGACAAGGCCATCGCTCGAAGCGCTGGCAAAGAAAAAGGCTAG
- a CDS encoding 2-dehydro-3-deoxygalactonokinase — translation MTDPAFVAVDWGTSSFRLWLVDRTGHVLAERRSGEGMLAAAKAGFPGVLQSHLAAVAAPADLPVLVCGMAGAKTGWVEAGYVDTPAPLSAVLKQAARVPGEARDIRILPGIAQRDTVAPDVMRGEETQLLGALGLHATGEALVCMPGTHSKWVRVKDGTVAHFSTFMTGELFSVVSRETILSLAVAGADDAEDVASFKAAVKAAYEAPAFAANLLFTARSRQLLFGGTPAAARETLSGTLIGAELAAGLSGTVPKAGITLIASGRLADLYRLAFDALSVNVNPIDADEAVRRGLSMAAAAIWTKSEGSLR, via the coding sequence ATGACCGATCCCGCTTTTGTCGCGGTGGACTGGGGCACCAGCAGCTTCCGGCTCTGGCTGGTCGACCGCACGGGCCACGTGCTGGCCGAGCGCCGCAGCGGCGAGGGCATGTTGGCCGCGGCCAAGGCCGGCTTCCCCGGCGTGCTGCAATCGCACCTTGCCGCAGTCGCGGCGCCCGCTGATCTGCCCGTGCTCGTCTGCGGCATGGCCGGTGCCAAAACCGGTTGGGTCGAGGCCGGCTATGTCGATACGCCGGCGCCGTTGTCAGCGGTTCTGAAGCAGGCCGCGCGCGTGCCGGGCGAGGCGCGCGACATCCGCATCCTGCCGGGCATCGCGCAGCGCGACACAGTCGCGCCGGACGTGATGCGCGGCGAGGAGACGCAATTGCTTGGCGCGCTCGGCCTTCATGCCACGGGCGAGGCGCTGGTCTGCATGCCTGGGACCCATTCGAAATGGGTGCGGGTGAAGGATGGCACCGTCGCGCATTTCTCCACCTTCATGACCGGTGAGCTCTTCAGCGTGGTCTCGCGCGAGACGATTCTGTCGCTCGCAGTCGCCGGCGCCGATGACGCCGAGGATGTCGCGAGCTTCAAGGCGGCGGTGAAAGCCGCATACGAGGCGCCGGCTTTCGCGGCCAATCTCCTGTTCACCGCAAGGTCGCGTCAGTTGCTGTTCGGCGGCACGCCGGCTGCGGCGCGTGAGACACTGTCGGGCACGTTGATCGGCGCCGAGCTCGCCGCAGGCCTTTCCGGCACGGTGCCGAAAGCCGGCATCACGCTGATTGCCTCGGGGCGGCTGGCGGATCTGTACCGGCTGGCCTTCGATGCGCTGTCGGTCAACGTGAACCCGATCGATGCCGATGAAGCGGTGCGCCGCGGCCTGTCGATGGCGGCTGCGGCGATCTGGACGAAGTCAGAAGGATCTTTGAGATGA